The following proteins are co-located in the Canis lupus dingo isolate Sandy chromosome 31, ASM325472v2, whole genome shotgun sequence genome:
- the LOC125754116 gene encoding uncharacterized protein LOC125754116 has product MIICCLSELISIWNHLEASGSKRSRKSSVSAEDRFASCRPRRGPCSQEAAASENRCRGRHDPQRSTFSECSVMGSDPRHWKGRRQQRRVISDAAVPGHGAQAVLGDPGAAWEPGTEDGELPATGTNPSFGPWCPGVLHGLSNWQEQRNGKSRQLGGPRTPSHEHGRRRPGSREDSEYVRDKSDIRPTDSAGGERKAQDMQRGNPEPDNGKHRETHASRCPPCLRPRRGSPWMRGPLPRLALPPATPHPTPQTARGPRGPTASPRTEPPGEGGVVAPGGRQPTRSHTQDPRGAQPRSLSHRLGASQAVALGP; this is encoded by the exons ATGATCATATGTTGCCTGTCTGAGCTTATCAGCATTTGGAACCATCTAGAAGCCTCAGGATCCAAGAGGAGCAGAAAATCATCAGTCTCTGCGGAGGACAGGTTCgcatcctgcagacccaggagagGCCCCTGCAGCCAAGAAGCTGCCGCCAGCGAGAacaggtgcagagggagacaCGACCCGCAGAGATCCACGTTCTCAGAATGTTCCGTGATGGGTTCTGACCCACGTCATTGGAAGGGACGGAGACAACAGAGAAGGGTCATTTCTGACGCAGCGGTTCCGGGACACGGGGCCCAGGCGGTCCTCGGAGACCCCGGGGCAGCCTGGGAGCCAGGCACAGAGGACGGGGAGCTGCCGGCCACTGGCACCAACCCCAGCTTCGGTCCGTGGTGCCCCGGGGTGCTCCACGGTCTCTCTAACTGGCAGGAACAGAGAAATGGGAAGTCCAG GCAGCTGGGGGGCCCGAGGACACCCTCCCATGAACACGGTCGCAGAAGGCCTGGCAGCAGAGAAGACTCCGAGTACGTGCGTGACAAAAGCGACATAAGACCTACTGACAGCGCCGGAGGAGAGCGGAAAGCCCAGGATATGCAGAGGGGAAACCCAGAGCCCGACAACGGGAAACACCGTGAAACACACGCCAGCAGGTGCCCTCCGTGCCTGCGCCCACGACGAGGCAGCCCTTGGATGCGGGGTCCGCTCCCCAGGCTGGCGCTCCCCCctgcaaccccccaccccaccccgcagACAGCGCGTGGCCCCAGAGGCCCCACAGCTTCCCCACGCACCGAGCCACCAGGTGAGGGTGGAGTCGTAGCCCCAGGCGGGCGCCAGCCGACCCGCAGCCACACGCAGGACCCCCGTGGGGCCCAGCCCAGATCGCTGAGCCACAGACTGGGGGCCAGTCAGGCAGTAGCCCTGGGACCGTGA